One Paenibacillus sp. FSL W8-0186 genomic window carries:
- a CDS encoding sugar ABC transporter substrate-binding protein, whose amino-acid sequence MMHMRQYTGAILAIVLILALALTGCGSNKTESQGGSNSGNSGNHSDNSPGKPVTITFWDENSGPQRTPHYEELIKRFEAAHPNIKVEYVGLPASSAKQKYDVAIASDDMPDIGGINQFWISDFVAKGVLLDLEDYYSSWSEKDKIAASAIDGSRSSAPDGKLYQIPNTSNYSTLWYRADWFEDAGIGVPQTFDEFFATADALTDSAKDRYGFTIRGGSGSSKQLTEILYAYSGITDYFDQDGKATVNDPAHVEFLNQYVQLYGTNTPTSDVTNGYKEMVAVFDTGIAAMLQHNLGSYGEHTKAFGANAAEFKASPLPKSQQGYRVITGGDNVGLAIFKSSKHKDAAWKFLTFLASEESQNYWNQNIGQMPTHIDSLNSDWVKSSQHILALSEAIADPATKVLIPPIYLPDYSSIQLNVLEPGFQSVLLGKVSPQDFLDEWAQAMEAALAEYQNSFE is encoded by the coding sequence ATGATGCACATGAGACAATATACAGGCGCAATACTGGCTATCGTTCTAATTCTTGCTTTAGCTCTAACCGGCTGCGGTTCCAATAAGACAGAGAGCCAAGGCGGGAGTAATAGCGGGAATAGCGGTAACCATAGTGACAACAGTCCCGGCAAACCAGTGACGATTACATTTTGGGATGAAAACTCCGGTCCGCAGCGTACCCCGCATTACGAGGAGTTGATCAAACGCTTTGAGGCGGCCCATCCGAATATTAAGGTCGAATACGTAGGCTTGCCCGCTTCAAGCGCCAAGCAGAAGTACGATGTCGCCATTGCTTCTGATGATATGCCGGATATCGGCGGGATCAACCAGTTCTGGATTTCCGACTTCGTAGCCAAAGGGGTTCTGCTGGACCTGGAGGATTACTACAGCAGCTGGAGCGAGAAGGACAAAATCGCAGCCTCCGCGATCGACGGCAGCCGCAGCTCCGCACCGGACGGGAAGCTGTATCAAATTCCGAATACCAGCAACTACAGCACCTTATGGTATCGCGCTGATTGGTTCGAGGATGCGGGTATAGGCGTGCCGCAAACCTTTGATGAATTTTTTGCTACGGCGGATGCATTGACTGATTCTGCAAAAGACCGTTACGGGTTTACGATACGCGGCGGCTCGGGCAGCTCCAAGCAGCTGACAGAGATTTTATACGCCTATTCTGGAATTACCGACTATTTCGATCAGGACGGCAAAGCAACGGTCAATGATCCTGCCCATGTAGAATTTCTGAATCAATATGTGCAGCTCTATGGAACAAACACGCCAACCAGTGACGTAACCAATGGTTACAAGGAAATGGTCGCGGTTTTCGATACGGGAATCGCCGCCATGCTTCAGCATAATTTAGGCTCCTATGGGGAACATACCAAGGCATTCGGGGCGAATGCCGCAGAATTCAAGGCTTCTCCATTGCCGAAATCGCAGCAAGGCTACCGGGTCATTACCGGAGGCGACAATGTAGGCCTGGCGATCTTCAAATCTTCCAAACATAAAGATGCCGCCTGGAAATTCCTGACCTTCCTGGCCAGTGAAGAAAGTCAGAACTACTGGAATCAAAATATCGGCCAAATGCCGACTCATATCGACTCCTTAAACAGTGATTGGGTTAAAAGCAGCCAGCACATTCTGGCCTTGTCCGAGGCCATTGCCGATCCGGCGACCAAGGTGCTGATCCCGCCGATTTACTTGCCGGATTATTCCTCCATCCAGCTCAACGTACTGGAGCCCGGCTTCCAATCCGTACTCTTGGGAAAAGTGAGTCCCCAGGACTTCCTGGATGAATGGGCACAGGCGATGGAAGCTGCTTTAGCGGAATACCAGAATAGCTTCGAATAA
- a CDS encoding DUF1573 domain-containing protein: MSAQSLQSFQEQVSDLLLRHRSLLDVLSKLGQTNASVVRSVTKSVTECGCIELHATKQQFEPGMDLQHAKETIRKHVQGELCENCRDAVTNELGRNLFYMSALCNLLEIDMDEVVRRESQKCATLGLFNLS, from the coding sequence ATGAGCGCTCAAAGCCTGCAATCTTTTCAAGAACAAGTTTCTGATTTGTTACTCCGTCACCGCAGTTTGCTAGATGTCCTGTCCAAATTGGGACAAACCAATGCGTCCGTCGTCCGCTCCGTCACTAAATCGGTGACTGAATGCGGTTGCATCGAGCTCCACGCCACAAAACAGCAATTCGAACCCGGCATGGATCTGCAGCATGCCAAGGAAACGATCCGCAAGCATGTTCAAGGAGAACTTTGCGAGAACTGCCGGGATGCCGTTACCAATGAGCTGGGACGTAACCTTTTTTATATGTCTGCTCTCTGTAACTTGCTGGAGATCGACATGGATGAAGTCGTCCGACGGGAATCGCAGAAGTGTGCCACTTTAGGATTGTTTAACTTATCATAG
- the pssA gene encoding CDP-diacylglycerol--serine O-phosphatidyltransferase, with the protein MITKSLPNVFTLGNLFLGMLAIIFAFDGKYSMSAIMVIVAMLLDGLDGRVARALDAQSEFGKELDSLSDIISFGVAPALLMYSIAFNGIHPGIAWAVTAIFPMCGALRLARFNVQKGVPGYFIGLPIPAAGGVIATLSLFHKNMTAPYFICGILLVSYLMVSSVKYPNFKKIGLPKKGIALAPLVILLAVMVAVLFPEELSKLIFIPLVVYAAYGLKQSFDKLLHRGKQVDDDEAEEAYHNR; encoded by the coding sequence ATGATTACAAAATCACTTCCGAATGTATTTACCCTGGGAAACTTATTTTTAGGGATGCTAGCCATTATTTTTGCTTTTGACGGCAAATACAGCATGTCCGCGATCATGGTCATTGTGGCGATGCTGCTCGACGGGCTGGACGGGCGGGTTGCGCGGGCGCTTGACGCCCAAAGCGAATTCGGCAAAGAGCTGGACTCATTGTCGGATATTATATCGTTTGGCGTCGCCCCTGCCCTGTTAATGTACTCTATTGCTTTTAACGGGATACATCCGGGGATTGCTTGGGCTGTTACGGCTATCTTCCCGATGTGCGGCGCGCTGAGATTGGCTCGATTTAATGTCCAGAAGGGAGTGCCGGGGTATTTCATCGGCCTGCCGATTCCAGCCGCGGGCGGTGTCATTGCCACATTGTCCCTGTTTCACAAGAATATGACGGCTCCTTACTTCATTTGCGGCATATTGCTCGTATCATACTTGATGGTTAGTTCCGTAAAGTATCCCAACTTCAAAAAGATCGGCCTTCCTAAAAAGGGAATTGCTTTAGCGCCGCTCGTTATCCTGCTTGCAGTCATGGTTGCGGTTCTTTTTCCAGAGGAATTATCCAAGCTTATCTTTATCCCGCTTGTCGTTTACGCAGCCTATGGCCTGAAGCAGAGCTTCGACAAATTGCTCCACCGCGGCAAGCAGGTAGATGACGATGAGGCCGAGGAAGCTTATCACAATCGTTGA
- the disA gene encoding DNA integrity scanning diadenylate cyclase DisA, whose amino-acid sequence MKENTHAEKMNDLLRLVAPGTAFRDGLENVLRAKTGGLIVVGYSPEVMEVVEGGFSINCDFSPNYLYELAKMDGAIIMSEDLKRILYANTQLIPDSSISSSETGIRHRTAERVAKQTGKLVVSISQRRNIITLYQGGLRYSLKEIGVILTKANQAIQTLEKYRAVLNQALTNLTASEFEELVTMPEVINVIQRVEMVIRIKMEIKRFINELGSEGRLISMQMEELVSNMEEEAWLLYKDYAKEDSDEAIREIILGLKRSSDDELLEMSHITRLLGYPASAAMSEDLVSPRGYRVLNKIPRLPNVIIHNLVERFKHLPGVLMATIDELDEVDGIGEVRARTIKEGLKRLQEQAFIDRQI is encoded by the coding sequence ATGAAGGAAAACACCCATGCGGAGAAAATGAATGATTTACTCAGACTCGTCGCGCCCGGCACCGCTTTTCGCGATGGACTTGAGAACGTGCTCCGGGCCAAGACCGGTGGGCTGATCGTTGTGGGATACAGCCCGGAAGTGATGGAAGTAGTTGAAGGAGGCTTCTCCATTAACTGTGACTTCTCGCCGAACTACTTATACGAGCTGGCCAAAATGGACGGAGCCATCATCATGAGCGAGGATCTTAAGAGAATATTGTATGCAAATACGCAGCTCATTCCCGATTCATCCATCTCCTCGTCGGAGACGGGGATTCGCCACCGGACGGCGGAGCGGGTAGCGAAGCAGACGGGCAAGCTGGTCGTCTCGATCTCCCAGCGCCGTAATATCATCACGTTATATCAAGGCGGGCTTCGTTATTCCCTGAAGGAGATTGGGGTTATCCTGACGAAAGCGAACCAGGCGATCCAAACCCTGGAGAAATACAGGGCTGTTCTCAATCAGGCCCTTACGAATTTGACGGCATCCGAGTTCGAAGAGCTGGTGACGATGCCCGAGGTCATTAATGTGATTCAGCGGGTTGAAATGGTGATTCGGATCAAAATGGAGATCAAACGGTTCATTAACGAACTGGGCTCCGAAGGCCGGTTGATTAGTATGCAAATGGAAGAGCTGGTTAGCAATATGGAGGAAGAAGCGTGGCTGTTATACAAAGACTATGCTAAGGAAGACAGCGATGAAGCCATTCGGGAAATTATCCTTGGATTGAAGCGATCCAGTGACGATGAGCTGCTTGAGATGAGCCATATCACCAGACTGCTCGGTTATCCGGCTTCGGCGGCAATGTCTGAAGACTTAGTGTCCCCGCGAGGTTATCGCGTGCTGAACAAAATCCCGCGTCTCCCGAACGTCATCATCCATAACCTTGTCGAGCGCTTCAAGCATCTTCCAGGGGTGCTGATGGCGACGATCGACGAGCTGGACGAAGTGGACGGCATTGGCGAGGTTCGGGCCAGAACGATCAAAGAAGGTCTTAAGCGGCTGCAGGAACAGGCTTTTATCGATAGGCAAATTTAA
- the radA gene encoding DNA repair protein RadA, producing the protein MVKVKTKFFCTECGYESPKWYGKCPGCGSWNSMVEETEKVVKTQGMSSGLFHTKEKPLPIINIESGKEPRIVTGIGELNRVLGGGVVPGSLVLVGGDPGIGKSTLLLQTSHEMAQAGLKVLYISGEESIRQTKLRAERLGALSQELYVLCESDMEAIESAIDELKPNFLVIDSIQTVYLPEVTSAPGSVSQVRECTARFMRIAKGQGIATVLVGHVTKEGAIAGPRLLEHMVDCVLYFEGERHHSYRLLRAVKNRFGSTNEIGIFEMNESGLTEVTNPSELFLSERPLGVAGSTVVASMEGTRPMLVELQALIASTHFPSPRRMATGVDHHRMGLIIAVLEKRMGMFLQNQDAYVNLAGGVKLDEPAVDLAIAVSIASSFRDIPTKPDDVIFGEVGLTGEVRAVSRAEQRVKEAAKLGFKRVILPEKSMKGWQSPAGIQLIGVNTVADALAVALD; encoded by the coding sequence ATGGTTAAAGTAAAAACAAAGTTTTTTTGCACGGAGTGCGGATATGAATCGCCGAAATGGTATGGGAAATGCCCGGGGTGCGGTTCATGGAACTCCATGGTCGAAGAAACGGAGAAAGTCGTAAAGACGCAGGGGATGTCCTCTGGTCTATTTCATACGAAAGAAAAACCGCTGCCCATCATAAACATAGAGAGCGGCAAAGAACCGCGCATCGTCACTGGTATAGGAGAACTGAACCGGGTGCTTGGCGGCGGAGTCGTACCCGGCTCGCTCGTACTGGTCGGCGGTGATCCAGGAATCGGAAAATCGACGCTGCTCCTGCAGACATCCCACGAAATGGCTCAGGCCGGATTGAAAGTACTTTATATATCCGGGGAGGAGTCAATCAGGCAGACGAAGCTGAGAGCCGAGCGGCTAGGAGCCTTGTCGCAAGAGCTGTATGTCCTCTGTGAGAGCGACATGGAAGCCATTGAATCGGCGATCGACGAGCTGAAGCCGAATTTCCTCGTCATCGACTCGATCCAAACCGTATATCTGCCGGAAGTGACAAGCGCGCCGGGAAGCGTATCCCAGGTTCGCGAATGTACTGCGCGCTTCATGCGCATTGCCAAAGGGCAGGGGATTGCCACGGTTCTGGTCGGGCATGTGACGAAGGAAGGAGCCATTGCCGGGCCAAGGCTGCTGGAGCATATGGTGGACTGCGTGCTGTATTTTGAAGGAGAACGGCATCACTCTTACCGCCTGCTTCGGGCGGTGAAGAACCGCTTCGGTTCTACGAACGAAATCGGCATATTTGAAATGAACGAATCCGGCTTGACCGAAGTAACTAACCCTTCGGAGCTGTTCCTATCCGAGAGGCCGCTTGGTGTCGCGGGCTCCACCGTTGTGGCGAGTATGGAAGGAACACGCCCGATGCTCGTGGAACTGCAGGCTCTGATCGCATCGACACATTTTCCTTCCCCGCGAAGGATGGCGACGGGTGTAGATCACCATCGGATGGGACTGATTATCGCCGTACTGGAGAAGCGGATGGGTATGTTCCTGCAAAATCAGGATGCTTACGTGAACCTTGCTGGCGGAGTGAAGCTGGATGAGCCGGCCGTTGATCTGGCGATTGCTGTTAGCATTGCTTCCAGCTTTCGCGATATTCCGACCAAGCCGGACGATGTCATCTTCGGGGAAGTTGGGCTTACCGGTGAAGTCCGGGCCGTCTCCAGGGCTGAGCAGAGGGTGAAGGAGGCAGCGAAGTTAGGATTCAAACGCGTTATTCTGCCGGAGAAGAGCATGAAGGGCTGGCAGAGTCCCGCAGGAATACAATTGATTGGCGTAAATACTGTTGCAGATGCGCTAGCTGTTGCGTTAGATTAG
- the clpC gene encoding ATP-dependent protease ATP-binding subunit ClpC: MMFGRFTERAQKVLALAQEEAVRLGHNNIGTEHILLGLIREGEGIAAKALIGLGLGLEKIQDEVETLIGRGQEQPANIAYTPRAKKVIELSMDEARKLGHTYVGTEHILLGLIREGEGVAARVLNNLGISLNKARQQVLQLLGSSEAVSSHHGTPANVNTPTLDSLARDLTESAKESNLDPVIGRSKEIERVIQVLSRRTKNNPVLIGEPGVGKTAIAEGLAQKIINNEIPETLRDKRVMTLDMGSVVAGTKYRGEFEDRLKKIMDEIRQAGNIILFIDELHTLIGAGGAEGAIDASNILKPALARGELQCIGATTLDEYRKYIEKDAALERRFQPITVDQPSVDEAIQILHGLRDRYEAHHRVKITDEAIEQAVKLSDRYIQDRFLPDKAIDLIDEAGSKVRLNSYTVPPNLKQLESRLEDIRKEKDAAVQSQEFEKAAALRDTEQKIREELDVTKNQWKEKQGRTDSEVTPEDIAQVVASWTGIPVNKLKEEETERLLNMEQILHERVIGQDEAVKAVSRAIRRARAGLKDPKRPMGSFIFLGPTGVGKTELARALAEAMFGDENAVIRIDMSEYMEKHSTARLVGAPPGYVGYEEGGQLTEKVRRKPYSVVLLDEIEKAHPEVFNILLQVLEDGRLTDSKGRVVDFRNTLIILTSNVGAEAIRRNTRLGFTAVDDSGADYDNMKGKVMEELKKSFRPEFLNRIDEIIVFHSLEQKHIGEIVTLMAEELRKRLHEYEVDFVLTDEAKEFLAKEGFDPAYGARPLRRAIQKHIEDRLSEELLTGNVKKGDSLTIDVEDGSLTVNKTGAFTKSAK, translated from the coding sequence ATGATGTTTGGAAGATTTACGGAGCGTGCCCAGAAGGTTTTGGCACTTGCCCAAGAAGAAGCCGTACGGTTAGGGCATAACAATATTGGAACAGAGCATATTTTGCTTGGTTTGATTCGTGAAGGGGAAGGAATTGCCGCTAAGGCATTAATCGGGCTTGGACTGGGTCTTGAGAAAATCCAGGACGAAGTAGAGACGCTGATCGGCCGCGGCCAGGAGCAACCGGCGAATATCGCTTATACGCCGAGAGCCAAGAAGGTTATCGAACTATCCATGGATGAAGCTCGCAAGCTCGGCCATACCTATGTGGGAACAGAGCATATTCTGCTTGGCTTGATTCGTGAAGGCGAGGGCGTTGCTGCCCGGGTATTGAACAACCTGGGTATCAGTCTGAACAAAGCGCGTCAGCAAGTGCTGCAGCTGCTGGGCAGCAGCGAGGCTGTGTCCAGTCATCATGGCACGCCAGCTAACGTGAATACGCCGACGTTGGATAGTCTAGCTCGCGATTTGACGGAATCCGCCAAAGAGAGCAATCTTGACCCGGTTATCGGCCGAAGCAAGGAAATCGAGCGGGTCATTCAGGTGCTCAGCCGCCGGACGAAGAACAACCCGGTGCTGATCGGTGAGCCTGGCGTAGGGAAGACAGCTATTGCTGAAGGATTGGCTCAGAAGATTATCAATAATGAAATTCCGGAGACACTGCGCGACAAAAGAGTCATGACCCTCGATATGGGTTCTGTCGTAGCCGGTACGAAATATCGCGGCGAATTCGAGGATCGCTTGAAGAAAATCATGGATGAAATCCGTCAAGCCGGGAATATCATCCTGTTCATTGATGAATTGCATACCCTGATTGGGGCAGGCGGTGCGGAAGGTGCCATCGATGCCTCGAACATCCTGAAGCCGGCGCTGGCCCGCGGCGAGCTGCAATGCATCGGGGCAACGACGCTGGATGAATACCGCAAGTATATCGAGAAGGATGCTGCGCTTGAGCGCCGTTTCCAACCGATAACGGTTGATCAGCCTTCCGTTGACGAAGCCATTCAAATTCTGCATGGACTTCGCGACCGCTATGAGGCCCATCACCGCGTTAAGATTACCGATGAAGCGATTGAACAGGCGGTTAAGCTGTCCGACCGCTATATCCAGGATCGCTTTCTGCCGGATAAAGCCATCGACTTGATCGATGAGGCGGGCTCAAAGGTAAGACTGAACTCTTATACGGTACCGCCTAATCTGAAGCAGTTGGAGAGCCGTCTGGAAGACATCCGCAAAGAGAAAGACGCGGCTGTACAGAGCCAGGAGTTTGAGAAAGCGGCAGCACTGCGCGATACGGAGCAGAAAATCCGCGAGGAGCTCGACGTCACGAAGAATCAATGGAAAGAGAAACAGGGCCGTACCGACTCCGAAGTTACGCCTGAGGACATTGCACAGGTTGTAGCAAGCTGGACTGGTATTCCAGTCAATAAGCTGAAGGAAGAGGAAACGGAAAGACTGCTCAATATGGAGCAAATCCTGCATGAGCGTGTTATCGGGCAGGACGAAGCCGTTAAAGCGGTCAGCCGGGCGATTCGCCGGGCGCGTGCCGGTCTGAAGGATCCGAAGCGTCCGATGGGCTCCTTTATCTTCCTAGGCCCAACTGGGGTAGGTAAGACTGAGCTGGCGCGGGCCCTGGCCGAAGCCATGTTCGGCGACGAAAATGCGGTTATCCGCATCGACATGTCCGAATATATGGAGAAGCACTCCACGGCTCGTCTCGTTGGCGCTCCTCCAGGATATGTTGGTTATGAAGAAGGCGGCCAGCTGACGGAGAAAGTACGCCGCAAGCCATATTCGGTCGTACTCTTGGATGAAATCGAGAAGGCGCACCCTGAGGTATTCAATATTTTGCTGCAAGTGCTGGAGGATGGCCGTTTGACGGACTCCAAAGGACGTGTGGTAGACTTCCGCAATACACTGATCATTCTTACCTCGAACGTCGGGGCCGAAGCGATCAGACGCAATACGCGGCTTGGCTTTACTGCCGTAGACGACTCCGGGGCGGATTATGACAATATGAAAGGCAAAGTGATGGAAGAACTTAAGAAGAGCTTCCGTCCAGAATTCCTCAACCGGATCGATGAAATTATCGTATTCCACTCGCTGGAGCAGAAGCATATCGGCGAAATCGTTACGCTGATGGCAGAAGAGCTTCGCAAACGGCTGCATGAATACGAGGTGGACTTCGTTCTGACCGATGAAGCCAAGGAGTTCTTGGCTAAAGAAGGCTTTGATCCAGCTTATGGAGCGCGTCCGCTTCGCAGAGCTATCCAGAAGCATATCGAGGATCGATTGTCTGAAGAATTGCTGACCGGAAACGTCAAGAAAGGCGATTCGCTGACGATTGATGTGGAGGATGGCAGCTTGACCGTGAATAAGACGGGGGCTTTTACCAAAAGCGCCAAGTAA
- a CDS encoding protein arginine kinase, translating into MANLRFTEQPLSEWMRSGGKESEIVISSRVRIARNLLNRPFPMLATNQQSEDVLNQLESVLQDQRMQQFGPLSSVLLADLDELDKKVLVEKHLISPNLANESRHGAVFISDDESLSIMVNEEDHLRIQCLYPGLQIEEAWEKATAVDDIFEAQVDYAFDDNRGFLTSCPTNVGTGLRASVMMHLPALVLTQQINRILSAVSQVGLTVRGIYGEGSEATGNLFQISNQITLGQSESEIIENLYSVVMQIIEHEKSARERLLSESRLRMTDRVMRSYGILLYAAIIDSKEAAQRLSDVRLGVDLGLIDTLPVQVLNELNVMTQPGFLQKKFQVSMSPGERDMYRAKLIREKLGK; encoded by the coding sequence ATGGCAAATCTTCGGTTTACAGAACAACCGCTTAGCGAATGGATGAGAAGCGGAGGCAAGGAGTCCGAAATCGTCATCAGCAGCCGTGTCCGAATTGCGCGAAATTTGCTGAACAGGCCATTCCCTATGCTGGCGACCAACCAGCAATCCGAGGACGTGCTGAATCAGCTGGAGAGCGTACTGCAAGATCAAAGGATGCAGCAGTTCGGGCCGTTGTCTTCGGTTCTCCTAGCCGATTTGGATGAGCTGGACAAAAAAGTGCTCGTTGAGAAGCATCTCATCAGCCCGAATTTGGCTAATGAGTCCAGACACGGCGCCGTCTTTATCAGCGATGACGAAAGCCTCAGCATCATGGTGAATGAAGAGGATCATTTGCGTATTCAATGCCTTTATCCCGGCCTGCAGATTGAGGAGGCTTGGGAGAAGGCGACCGCGGTGGATGATATTTTCGAGGCACAGGTGGATTATGCCTTTGACGATAACCGCGGTTTCCTTACCAGCTGCCCTACGAATGTAGGGACAGGACTTCGGGCCTCCGTCATGATGCATTTGCCGGCGCTGGTTCTAACTCAGCAAATAAATCGAATCCTGTCGGCTGTGTCCCAGGTCGGATTGACAGTCCGCGGCATTTATGGCGAAGGCAGCGAAGCGACAGGGAACTTGTTTCAAATCTCAAATCAGATTACACTGGGACAAAGCGAATCTGAAATTATTGAAAATTTGTACAGCGTCGTGATGCAGATCATCGAGCATGAGAAATCGGCGAGGGAAAGACTGCTCTCCGAATCCCGCCTGCGAATGACCGATCGCGTCATGCGCTCCTATGGCATTTTGTTATATGCAGCGATTATAGACTCTAAGGAGGCGGCGCAGCGGCTGTCCGACGTCAGACTCGGCGTAGATCTGGGATTGATCGATACGCTGCCCGTACAGGTACTGAATGAATTGAATGTCATGACCCAGCCTGGTTTTTTGCAGAAAAAATTTCAGGTCAGCATGTCTCCGGGCGAACGCGATATGTACCGCGCTAAGCTGATCCGAGAGAAATTGGGTAAATAA
- a CDS encoding UvrB/UvrC motif-containing protein, producing MHCQECGKRPATLHFTKIVNGEKTEFHICETCAREKGELIPGTSGGFSIHSLLSGLLDFTPGSHAHGTKAPENLRCEECGLTYSQFSKLGRFGCSSCYKYFNDRLDPLFKRVHGNTVHVGKVPKRVGGHIQIKRKLDDLRRELQYRIHQEEFEEAAALRDQIRELEKNISEE from the coding sequence ATGCATTGTCAGGAATGCGGCAAACGACCTGCAACATTGCATTTTACCAAAATTGTGAACGGCGAGAAAACGGAGTTTCACATTTGTGAAACCTGTGCCAGAGAAAAAGGCGAGCTTATTCCAGGGACTTCAGGCGGATTTTCGATCCATAGCCTGCTGTCCGGACTGCTGGATTTCACCCCTGGCAGTCACGCCCACGGGACCAAGGCACCCGAGAACCTGCGCTGCGAAGAGTGCGGGCTGACTTATTCCCAATTCAGCAAGCTTGGGCGTTTTGGATGCAGCTCCTGTTATAAATATTTCAATGACCGTCTTGACCCGCTCTTCAAGAGAGTACACGGCAATACGGTTCATGTAGGCAAAGTGCCCAAAAGGGTTGGCGGGCATATTCAAATCAAGCGCAAGCTCGATGACCTTCGCAGAGAGCTGCAGTATCGGATTCATCAGGAAGAATTCGAGGAGGCCGCCGCCCTGCGGGATCAAATACGCGAGCTTGAGAAGAACATTTCCGAGGAGTAG
- a CDS encoding CtsR family transcriptional regulator — MRNISDIIEQYLKGILHQSPEGTVEIQRNDLADRFSCVPSQINYVISTRFTLEKGYLVESKRGGGGYIRIRRIELPGPTSLHTHLHHTIGDEMGQTAAEGLIYQLEEARFLNSREAALMRAAISREVLMLKLPERDRLRARIMKAMLISLLG, encoded by the coding sequence TTGCGTAATATCTCCGATATTATCGAACAATATCTCAAGGGTATTTTGCATCAAAGTCCTGAAGGAACCGTTGAAATTCAACGCAATGATCTGGCTGACCGGTTTTCCTGCGTTCCATCGCAAATCAACTATGTAATCAGTACCAGGTTTACCCTTGAGAAAGGGTACTTGGTTGAAAGCAAACGGGGCGGCGGCGGTTACATCAGGATTCGGCGTATCGAGCTGCCTGGTCCGACCAGCCTGCATACCCATTTGCATCATACGATTGGCGATGAAATGGGTCAAACGGCTGCGGAAGGGCTAATATATCAACTGGAGGAGGCTCGTTTCTTGAACAGCCGAGAGGCGGCACTCATGCGAGCGGCTATCTCCAGGGAAGTCTTGATGCTAAAACTGCCTGAACGCGATCGGCTTCGGGCAAGAATCATGAAGGCCATGTTGATTTCACTTTTAGGTTAA
- a CDS encoding NlpC/P60 family protein, protein MKKLIIATVVFVNAILPQTCFAVPYDQYTAKGKETFWSIAKDFDVDVSELQKINSLVDPENIWRGLLISLPHGHKPAPGLIPANEVSRTTYKIQAGDTFWSIAQSNGIPLSYLLEANPKVKDPQHIFPGLVINVPTAPPSIPPNANWEEKADYIIAVAKDQFDVPYVWGGEKPWVALDCSSFTQYVYGRAGIKLPRTSNWQYQYGTYVPKDQLRKGDLVFFKEHGSETITHVAIYLGNDLMINADTDPRDGVQLEYIFGDDYYGAAYAGAKRYF, encoded by the coding sequence TTGAAAAAGCTAATTATCGCCACCGTTGTATTTGTAAATGCAATCCTCCCGCAAACATGCTTTGCGGTTCCATACGATCAATATACAGCCAAGGGCAAAGAGACATTCTGGTCCATTGCCAAGGATTTTGATGTAGACGTGTCCGAGCTGCAAAAGATCAATTCCTTAGTGGATCCAGAAAATATTTGGAGAGGTTTGCTGATCAGCCTGCCTCACGGTCATAAGCCGGCCCCTGGATTAATCCCGGCGAACGAAGTATCCAGAACCACTTATAAAATACAAGCTGGCGATACGTTCTGGAGCATTGCCCAAAGTAATGGGATCCCCCTTTCCTATTTGCTTGAAGCCAATCCAAAGGTAAAAGATCCTCAGCACATTTTCCCCGGTCTAGTAATCAATGTCCCTACCGCACCACCATCCATACCACCCAACGCCAATTGGGAGGAGAAAGCGGATTACATCATTGCCGTGGCAAAGGATCAGTTTGATGTTCCTTATGTTTGGGGCGGGGAAAAACCTTGGGTTGCCTTGGATTGTTCGTCATTCACTCAATACGTGTATGGCAGAGCGGGCATCAAATTGCCACGAACCTCCAATTGGCAATATCAATATGGAACCTATGTGCCAAAAGATCAATTAAGAAAAGGGGATCTTGTATTTTTTAAAGAGCATGGTTCAGAAACAATCACTCACGTTGCAATCTATTTAGGAAACGATTTGATGATTAACGCTGATACGGATCCGCGGGACGGAGTACAACTGGAATACATCTTTGGAGATGACTATTATGGCGCCGCATATGCAGGGGCAAAACGTTATTTCTAA